Proteins co-encoded in one Yersinia enterocolitica genomic window:
- a CDS encoding DDE domain-containing protein, whose amino-acid sequence MSLIRKAFRRLHYPTDVIAQCVRWYLAYALSLRNLEEMMAERGILVDHSTLHRWVIRLVPLLDKVFRRHKHTVGRRWRMDETYIKIKGQWKYLYRAVDTAGHTIDFLLTAKRDSAAALRFFRKAIRHHGEPEVVTIDKSGANTAALATLNADKPDEEAITVRQSKYLNNLIEQDHRNIKRRSRPMLGFKSFRRAQTILAGIELSNMIRKGQYQHPQSEGLSLAEQFYLLAA is encoded by the coding sequence ATGTCTCTCATCCGAAAAGCCTTCCGTCGCCTGCATTACCCCACTGATGTTATCGCTCAGTGTGTTCGCTGGTATCTCGCTTATGCCCTGAGCCTGCGTAACCTCGAAGAGATGATGGCAGAGCGCGGTATTCTTGTTGACCACTCCACTCTGCATCGTTGGGTTATCCGCTTGGTACCGTTGTTAGATAAGGTTTTTCGCCGACACAAGCACACAGTAGGTCGGCGGTGGCGCATGGATGAAACCTACATCAAAATCAAAGGCCAGTGGAAGTATCTGTATCGGGCGGTCGATACAGCAGGTCACACCATCGACTTTTTGCTGACCGCCAAACGGGACTCTGCAGCCGCATTACGCTTCTTTCGCAAGGCTATTCGCCATCACGGCGAACCCGAGGTTGTCACTATCGATAAAAGTGGGGCTAACACCGCAGCTTTGGCCACGCTCAACGCCGACAAACCCGATGAGGAAGCGATTACCGTCAGGCAAAGTAAGTACCTGAACAACCTGATTGAGCAAGATCACCGAAATATCAAACGTCGGAGTCGACCGATGCTGGGATTCAAATCGTTTCGGCGGGCACAAACGATCCTGGCCGGCATCGAACTGAGCAACATGATACGAAAAGGGCAATATCAACATCCGCAAAGTGAGGGATTGTCACTCGCGGAACAATTCTATTTGCTGGCTGCCTAA